The genomic interval CTCATGCGCGAGCTTCCGCGCCCCGACGACGACGCCAACCCCGGCCGCTACTATCCCGAGGAAGCGGCGCTGATGCGCTTCCTCGAAAAGTGGGGATGACTCACGCGGAGACGCGGAGGCGCGGAGAGCTCACCGCGTGATGAGTTCTCTGCGTCTCCGCGTCTCCGCGTGAGATCGCGGTTGGCGATGCCCGATCAGCAGACCGGGGCCTCGGTTTCCGCGCAGAGGTCGGTCTCGGCGCAGAACGGGGTCAGGTTGCACGGGTCGCAGGAATCGATCTGCGACTCGCAGTGCTTCACCGAGCACCCGGCGTACGTGGAGTTGCACCACTCCGTGTACTGCGTGTCGTGGCCGCGCACCGTGCCGCCGCGGCCGGCGTCGCCGGTGTCGAACGACTCCACCTGCAGCGCGTCGAGCCCGAGCGTAAGCTTCTTCATGGGTGGGATCTCCGGATCTTTGGGGATGAAGATGCCTCGCGGGAGTCGCGAGGCAGGGGGGTGATGCGGGTGCCCCCGCCGGCGGATGCGCGGCGGAGGCGATCGGGATCGGGATTACTTCGGCGGCAGCTGCGGCTCGCCCATGGCGGCGGGGATCTCGTCGTCCTCGCGCGCGCAGGTGAGGCGCGACACGCAGCCGATCGTGGGCTTGCACCCCACGTACGTCGACTGGCACCATTCGGTGATGCGCGTGTCGTGGCCGCGGACGGTGCCCTCGCCGGCCGCCTCGGCCCCGGTGTCGAACGACTCCACGCTCAGCGCGTCCAGCTCCAGCGTCAGCTTCTTCATCGCGGTCTCCAGTTCGTGAGGGGTGATCCGCATCGGAGGGACGGACCGCGCCGCCACCGGCGGACCGGCGGAGGCGCGGGGAATCGCCCTGCCTGGACGCTACTTCGGGGGGAGCTGGCGCTCGCCCATCGCGGCGGGGATCTCGTCCTCCTGCCGCGCGCAGGTGAGGTTCGAAACGCAGCCCACCGTGGGCTTGCAGCCCACGTACGTGGAGTAGCACCACTCGGTTTCGCGCGTGTCGTGGCCGCGCACGGTGCCGCCGCGGGCGGCCCCGGTGCCCGTGTCGAACGACTCCACGCTCAGCGCGTCCAGCTCCAGCATCAGCTTCTTCATGTTTGGCCTCCGGGATCGAGGTTGGACATGCGCCGCCCGCGCCGCGGCGGGCGGACGCACCCCCGCCGGCAATACGCGGCGGGGGCGGTCGGTCGAGCTACTTCGGCGGCAGCTGCGGCTCGCCCAGCGCGGCGGGGAGCTGCTCGTCGTCGTGCCGCGCGCAGGTGTAGCGCGTGGGGCACGCCTGCGTGGGCAGGCAGGGCTTGAACGGCGTGGGGCAGAACTCGGTCTCGCGCGTGTCGTGGCCGCGCACCGAGCCCCGGAGGTCTTCCGCCAGGCCGGTCTCGAACGTGTCCACGCGCAGGGCTTCGAGCTGGAGCGTGAGCTTCTTCATCGTGGGCCTCCGTGCTGGAATGGAGATGCCTCGCGGCGGCGTGGCCGCGAAAGACACGACCGCCCCTCGCCGGGATCGGCGAGGGGCGTAGGGCACGCTACTTCGGCGGCAGCTGCTCGGCGTCGTCGTCGTGGCGGGCGCAGGTGTCGACCGTGGGACACACGCTGCTGGGCTTGCACGGCTTCATCGAGCAGAACTCGGTGACGCGCGTGTCGTGGCCCCGCACGGTGCCGCGGCGGTCCTCGGCCTCGCCCGCGGTGAACGAATCCACGGTAAGGTCTTCGAGCTGGAGCGTGAGCTTGCGCATTCGGTGTTCTCCCTCGGTGTGGGGATGACGGAAAATTGCCGCGCCCGCCGCGCCCTTCGTGATGCTCCGGAACCAGATGGTGCGCACCGGGGCCCCAACGGCGCGGCGGGCGACGGAACATCATCCCGCGCCGGATATCGCGCAAGTCTTCGCCGCATCTCGGCCCGCGTGCTTCCGACGCGCGTAGCAGACGCCCCGTTTCGGCGCGCCGGAAGGGGGCGCGAAGTGCTACGCGTGTCGATCCGCCGCCTACTCGGCCGGCTCCTGCCGCTCCAACGGCCCCGGGTCGTCCACCTGGCAGCCGCAATGCGTCAGCACGCCGCACGTACGCGTGTTGCAGAACTCGGTGTAGCGCGTGTCGTGGCCGCGCACGGTGCCGCGCCCGGCGGCGTTCTCGCCCATGTCGAACGACTCCACCGCCAGCGTCCCGACATCCAGCATCAGCTTCTTCATCGTGCCCTCTCCGTTCGGGGGACCGTGCGCGCCCGTGCGGCGCGCCGGGCCGGGAAGCGCCGCAGGATGCGGGCCCGCGGCAACCCGCGTCCCCATCTACGCCCCGCTCTGTTTCACCAGCAGGCTATCAGCCTCCATCGGCTGATGGAAACGGGTGCCGGCGAACGTTCGCGCGGTGGACGGCGGCGACGAAAAGCGCCCCCGCCGGCAGGTCCGGCGGGGGCGCGTCACGATCGATCCGCGGCGAGGCGTCAGCTGGCGCCGGCCGCCTGCTTGTAGCGGCGGTTCACCTCGTCCCAGTTCACCGTGCTGAACCACGCGTCCAGGTAGTCCGGGCGGCGGTTCTGGTAGTTCAGGTAGTAGGCGTGCTCCCACACGTCTATCCCCAGGATGGGGAACTTGCCCTCCATCAGCGGGCTGTCCTGGTTGGCGGTGTCGGTCACCGCCAAGCGCCCGTTGTCCCACACCAGCCACGCCCACCCGCTCCCGAAGCGCCCCTTCCCGGCGGCCACCAGCTTCTCCTTCAGCCCCGCGAAGCCGCCGAAGTTCGCGTCGATCGCGCCGGCGATGGGGCCGGTGGGGTCGCCCCCGCCGCCGGGCCCCATGATCTGCCAGAACAGGCTGTGGTTGCTGTGCCCGCCGCCGTTGTTGCGCACGGCGCCGCGGATGTCGTCGGGCACCTCGTTGATGCGCCGCAGCAGCGCGTCCACGTCGTCGCCGGCCTGGAACTCCGGGTGCTTCTCCAGCGCGGCGTTCAGGTTGTCGACGTACGTCTTGTGGTGCTTGTCGTGGTGGATCTCCATCGTCTTCGCGTCGATGTGCGGCTCCAGCGCGTCGAAGGCGTACGGCAGATCCGGCAGGGTGAACGGCATCACGCACCTCCCATCGGGTTTCTGGTCCAACTCCCCTCCCCACACCTCCACGAGAGAGGCTCCGGGGGGAGAATGTATCCCGCTGGAAATTTTTCGCCACCGGTGCCGCGGAGATGATTTTCGCGGGGCCGGCGATCGGCATGAACGGCGGGCTCGGGCGTGTTTGGCGCCGAGGCGCCAAACCGGGCTGCGCGCGCGGTAGGCAACGATACGACCGTTGCCAACCGCGCCGGGCCACCGCCGCGCCGTGCATCCGCGCGATTCGCCGGCATCCTCCCACGCGCGGCGCCGTCCCGGCCCTCCGGGCGCGCATCCCTCACGCAACCGCGGGTCGGCAGGCGATGCCGTCCATCGCCGAGGTCCGCATCGTCGCGCCGGGAGAAGACCGGGGGACGAGGGCTCCCGTCGCGCGGAGAGCACGACAGCGAAGGGGGAGGCCCCCGATCGGAAGCCTCCCCCTCTGCATCCCGCGACCGGGACGATCAGCTGTTGCCGTCGCCCTGGTCGCCGGCGTTGCTGGAGCCGCTGCCGAACTCGGTTCCGCCGCCTTGCGAGCCGAGGTTCGTCGCCCCGCCCATCCCCTCGGCACCGGAGCGCTGCGTGGTGCCGCGGCCGCCGGCGCTCATCCCGCCGCCCGAGCGGTTGCCTCCCATGAAGCCGCTGCCGGAGCGGTTGCCGCTGCCGACCATCCCGCCGCCCGAGCGGCTGCCGCCGGCGCCCATCCCGCCCCCGTAGCCGCCGCCGCGCGACTGGCTGCCGCGCATCATTCCGCCGCGGCCGCCGCGCGTGGGCTCGG from Longimicrobium sp. carries:
- a CDS encoding superoxide dismutase, with translation MPFTLPDLPYAFDALEPHIDAKTMEIHHDKHHKTYVDNLNAALEKHPEFQAGDDVDALLRRINEVPDDIRGAVRNNGGGHSNHSLFWQIMGPGGGGDPTGPIAGAIDANFGGFAGLKEKLVAAGKGRFGSGWAWLVWDNGRLAVTDTANQDSPLMEGKFPILGIDVWEHAYYLNYQNRRPDYLDAWFSTVNWDEVNRRYKQAAGAS